From Solidesulfovibrio carbinoliphilus subsp. oakridgensis, the proteins below share one genomic window:
- a CDS encoding ABC transporter ATP-binding protein produces MDAILKVEGVSKRFGGLMALADVSFEVPKGSILGLIGPNGAGKTTMFNCVAGIYKPTEGRIVFGEAGRQKDVAGSKPERMTTLGVARTFQNIRLFSSLTVLDNVRIGRHCRTASNFFGAVLRTRSQKAEERRILDAAMECLDFVGLGEQALSQAASLSYGDQRRLEIARALATEPKLLLLDEPAAGMNPKETESLVDLIHAILARDVTVVLIEHDMKLVMRICARLVVLDHGVKIADGSPKEVRANPDVIEAYLGKGAAHA; encoded by the coding sequence ATGGATGCGATCTTGAAAGTGGAAGGGGTCAGCAAACGCTTCGGCGGGCTCATGGCCCTGGCCGACGTTTCCTTCGAAGTGCCCAAGGGGTCGATCCTCGGGCTTATCGGCCCCAACGGCGCGGGCAAAACCACCATGTTCAACTGCGTGGCCGGCATCTACAAGCCGACCGAGGGCCGCATCGTCTTTGGCGAGGCCGGAAGGCAAAAAGACGTGGCCGGCAGCAAGCCCGAGCGCATGACCACGCTCGGCGTGGCCCGGACGTTTCAGAACATCCGGCTTTTCTCCTCGCTCACCGTGCTCGACAACGTCCGCATCGGCCGGCACTGCCGGACCGCGTCAAACTTCTTCGGTGCGGTGCTGCGGACCCGGTCGCAAAAGGCCGAAGAGCGGCGGATCCTCGATGCCGCCATGGAATGCCTGGACTTCGTGGGACTCGGGGAGCAGGCTCTGTCCCAGGCCGCGAGCCTCTCCTACGGCGACCAGCGCCGCCTGGAAATCGCCCGGGCCCTGGCCACCGAGCCCAAGCTGCTCCTGCTTGACGAACCGGCGGCCGGCATGAACCCCAAGGAGACCGAATCCCTGGTCGACCTCATCCACGCCATTTTGGCCCGTGACGTCACGGTGGTCCTCATCGAACATGACATGAAGCTCGTCATGCGCATCTGCGCCCGGCTGGTCGTTCTCGACCACGGGGTCAAAATAGCCGACGGTTCCCCCAAAGAGGTCCGGGCCAACCCGGACGTCATCGAGGCCTATCTCGGCAAGGGGGCGGCCCATGCTTGA
- a CDS encoding branched-chain amino acid ABC transporter permease — translation MRGSLKTLLYVLAAAALAYPLLPFRDVYVLHVLVLIMVYMVLAMGLNILPGFCGLLDLGFVGFYGIGAYTAGLLTIHYNMSFWVIVPLAALNGAFFGILLGVPTLRLVGDYFAIVTFGFSELVVLFLTNEIWLTRGPLGVPGIAPVSLDVTWLATLLGVDERWRYAFRGEVPYYYLAMAMVLLVYIGMRRLEDSRLGRAWLAIREDPMAAASTGVNLLAYKVIAFAVSAAIGAMAGAFFARWTLFISPDMFKFWESFLVLCMVVLGGLGNINGALVGAVILIALGEILRVILPKLGLPAETRFLAYGLIMVLIMRFRPGGIFTQVAESTMQSGLIKELRAKLAARRTA, via the coding sequence ATGCGTGGCTCGTTAAAAACTCTCCTGTATGTCCTCGCGGCGGCGGCCCTGGCCTATCCCTTGCTGCCGTTTCGCGACGTGTACGTCCTGCACGTCCTGGTCCTCATCATGGTCTACATGGTCCTGGCCATGGGATTGAACATTCTGCCGGGCTTCTGCGGCCTGCTCGATCTCGGGTTCGTGGGCTTTTACGGCATCGGGGCCTATACCGCCGGCCTGCTCACCATCCATTACAACATGTCGTTCTGGGTGATCGTGCCGCTTGCGGCCCTAAACGGCGCCTTTTTCGGGATCCTGCTCGGCGTTCCCACCCTGCGGCTGGTCGGGGACTATTTCGCCATCGTCACCTTCGGATTCTCCGAACTCGTGGTCCTCTTTCTGACCAACGAGATATGGCTGACCCGGGGGCCGCTCGGCGTTCCGGGCATCGCGCCGGTGTCCCTCGATGTCACCTGGCTGGCCACGCTCCTTGGCGTGGACGAGCGGTGGCGCTACGCCTTCCGGGGCGAGGTGCCGTACTACTACCTGGCCATGGCCATGGTGCTTCTGGTCTACATCGGCATGCGCCGGCTCGAGGATTCGCGCCTCGGCCGGGCCTGGCTGGCCATCCGCGAGGACCCCATGGCCGCCGCCTCGACCGGTGTCAACCTGCTCGCCTACAAGGTCATCGCCTTTGCCGTCTCGGCCGCCATCGGCGCCATGGCCGGCGCCTTTTTCGCCCGGTGGACGCTTTTCATTTCCCCGGACATGTTCAAGTTCTGGGAATCGTTTCTGGTCTTGTGCATGGTCGTCCTCGGCGGCCTTGGCAACATCAACGGGGCCCTGGTCGGCGCGGTCATCCTCATCGCCCTGGGCGAAATCCTGCGGGTGATCCTGCCCAAGCTCGGGCTGCCGGCCGAGACCCGTTTCCTGGCATACGGCCTCATCATGGTCCTGATCATGCGTTTCCGCCCGGGCGGCATCTTCACCCAGGTGGCCGAATCGACCATGCAAAGCGGACTGATAAAGGAACTGCGCGCGAAACTTGCCGCGCGGCGGACGGCGTAA
- the guaB gene encoding IMP dehydrogenase, translating into MEKIIETGLTFDDVLLLPSYSEVLPDEADVSSWLTPEIKLNIPLVSAAMDTVTESRMAISLARCGGVGVVHKNMTIAEQRLEVEKVKKSESGMIISPITVPPEMTVEQALVVMSEYSISGLPVVDEGTLVGIVTNRDVRFVKDSVTKVKDVMTKESLVTVPVGTTLEEAKHHLHQNRIEKLLVVDENNKLRGLITIKDIEKIRKYPNSCKDSHGRLRVGAAIGVGADRDERAASLLEAGADFLVLDSAHGHSRNILEAIQAIKGNFPDCQLIGGNVGTYEGAKALIAAGADAVKVGIGPGSICTTRVVAGVGVPQVTAIMEAARACREAGKRLIADGGVKFSGDIVKAIAAGGDTVMMGGLFAGTEESPGETVLYQGRTYKIYRGMGSIDAMREGSSDRYFQEKSKKLVPEGIVGRVPFKGPVTESIYQLVGGLRSGMGYCGCATIGDLQQKTRFVRISPAGLRESHVHDVIITKEAPNYRVETY; encoded by the coding sequence ATGGAAAAAATCATCGAGACCGGGCTGACCTTCGATGACGTGCTGCTGTTGCCGAGCTACTCGGAGGTCCTCCCGGACGAAGCCGACGTCTCCTCGTGGCTGACCCCGGAGATCAAGCTCAATATACCCCTTGTCAGCGCGGCCATGGACACGGTCACCGAGTCCCGCATGGCCATCTCCCTGGCCCGCTGCGGCGGCGTGGGGGTGGTGCACAAGAACATGACCATCGCCGAACAGCGCCTCGAGGTCGAGAAGGTCAAGAAGTCCGAGTCCGGCATGATCATCTCGCCCATCACCGTGCCGCCCGAGATGACCGTGGAGCAGGCCCTGGTGGTCATGAGCGAGTACAGCATCTCGGGCCTGCCCGTGGTCGACGAGGGGACGCTCGTCGGCATCGTCACCAACCGCGACGTGCGTTTCGTCAAGGACTCCGTGACCAAGGTCAAGGACGTCATGACCAAGGAGAGCCTGGTGACCGTGCCGGTCGGCACCACCCTTGAAGAGGCCAAGCACCATCTGCACCAGAACCGGATCGAAAAGCTCCTGGTGGTCGACGAGAACAACAAGCTTCGGGGCCTGATCACCATCAAGGACATCGAGAAGATCCGCAAGTACCCCAATTCCTGCAAGGACAGCCATGGCCGGCTGCGGGTCGGCGCGGCCATCGGCGTCGGGGCCGACCGGGACGAGCGGGCGGCCAGCCTCCTTGAGGCCGGGGCCGACTTCCTGGTCCTCGACTCGGCTCACGGCCATTCCAGGAACATCCTGGAAGCCATTCAGGCCATCAAGGGGAACTTCCCCGACTGCCAGCTGATCGGCGGCAATGTCGGCACCTACGAAGGGGCCAAGGCGCTGATCGCCGCCGGGGCCGATGCGGTCAAGGTCGGCATCGGGCCGGGCTCGATCTGCACCACTCGCGTGGTGGCCGGCGTCGGCGTGCCCCAGGTCACGGCCATCATGGAAGCGGCCCGGGCCTGCCGCGAGGCCGGCAAACGGCTCATTGCCGACGGCGGGGTCAAGTTCTCGGGCGACATCGTCAAGGCCATCGCCGCCGGCGGCGACACGGTCATGATGGGCGGCCTTTTCGCCGGCACCGAGGAGAGCCCGGGCGAGACCGTGCTCTACCAGGGCCGCACGTACAAGATCTACCGCGGCATGGGCTCCATCGACGCCATGCGCGAAGGCAGTTCGGATCGCTATTTCCAGGAAAAATCCAAAAAGCTCGTGCCCGAGGGCATTGTCGGCCGGGTGCCGTTCAAGGGACCCGTCACCGAGAGCATCTACCAGCTCGTCGGCGGCCTGCGCTCCGGCATGGGCTACTGCGGCTGCGCCACCATCGGGGACCTGCAGCAAAAGACGAGGTTCGTGCGCATTTCCCCGGCCGGCCTTCGCGAAAGCCATGTCCACGATGTCATCATCACCAAGGAAGCCCCCAACTATCGCGTGGAGACCTACTGA
- a CDS encoding cytochrome c biogenesis protein: MIRICALAAAAASILAQWAIWYYAPVEESMGVVQKIFYTHLPMAWWSFVSFFVVFVASILYLAKRRDKYARLAGAAAELGVLFAGLALATGMCWARPIWNVWWTWDPRLTTTLVMWFVYAAYLLLRSSDVGGARRDAVLAVLGVVAFLDVPLVFISARYWRSIHPAVFGPQGGGMEPEMWLAMVANLVAMGLLWLALLLARSRQLAAKDAVAALFRHGAVRN, translated from the coding sequence ATGATCCGCATCTGCGCCCTGGCCGCCGCGGCCGCCTCCATCCTGGCCCAGTGGGCCATCTGGTATTACGCCCCGGTGGAAGAGTCCATGGGCGTGGTCCAGAAGATTTTCTACACCCACCTGCCCATGGCCTGGTGGTCGTTCGTCAGCTTTTTCGTGGTCTTCGTGGCCTCCATCCTCTATCTGGCCAAGCGACGCGACAAATACGCCCGCCTGGCTGGCGCGGCCGCCGAGTTGGGCGTCTTGTTCGCCGGCCTGGCCCTGGCCACCGGCATGTGCTGGGCCCGGCCCATCTGGAACGTCTGGTGGACCTGGGACCCACGGCTCACCACCACGCTGGTCATGTGGTTCGTCTACGCCGCGTACCTGCTCCTGCGGTCCTCTGACGTCGGCGGCGCCCGCCGGGACGCGGTCCTGGCCGTCCTTGGCGTGGTGGCCTTTCTGGACGTGCCCCTGGTCTTTATTTCCGCCCGCTACTGGCGCAGCATCCACCCGGCCGTTTTCGGCCCCCAGGGCGGCGGCATGGAGCCGGAGATGTGGCTGGCCATGGTCGCCAACCTCGTGGCCATGGGGCTGCTCTGGCTGGCCCTGCTCCTGGCCCGCTCCCGGCAACTGGCCGCCAAGGACGCCGTGGCGGCGCTTTTCCGCCACGGCGCCGTAAGGAACTGA
- the guaA gene encoding glutamine-hydrolyzing GMP synthase, whose product MSAPDKVVILDFGSQYTQLIARRVREAGVYSEIHPCTVNAAQVRAMAPKALILSGGPSSVTDADAPPFDPAVFDLELPILCICYGMQLLAHTQPGGTVAASTDREYGRAELTVLADVPLFAGLPEAGSHTVWMSHGDKVTAPPAGFVVAARTKNVDIAALANVERRIYALQFHPEVAHTEDGERILGNFLFRIAGLTPGWTMASFVETELAALKEKVGDDEVVCALSGGVDSTVVAVMLHKAIGKKLHCIFVDNGLLRLGEGEEVAAYLREHFDLNLHYINASKLFLDRLAGVTDPEQKRKIIGTSFIEVFEVEAAKLPKVKYLAQGTLYPDVIESVSFKGPSAVIKSHHNVGGLPDVMKLELIEPLRELFKDEVRKVAVELGMPDFIIWRHPFPGPGLAIRIIGEVTEERLEILRRTDKIVQSELLASGWYRKVWQGFAVLLPLKTVGVMGDGRTYENVAAIRVVDSLDAMTADWSRLPSEILASMSGRIINEVKGVNRVVFDISSKPPSTIEWE is encoded by the coding sequence ATGTCCGCTCCCGACAAGGTCGTCATCCTGGACTTCGGGTCCCAGTACACCCAGCTCATCGCCCGCCGCGTGCGCGAGGCCGGGGTCTATTCGGAAATCCATCCCTGCACCGTCAACGCCGCCCAGGTGAGGGCCATGGCCCCCAAGGCGCTGATCCTCTCCGGCGGGCCGTCGAGCGTCACCGACGCCGATGCGCCGCCCTTTGATCCGGCCGTGTTCGACCTCGAACTCCCGATCCTTTGCATCTGCTACGGCATGCAGCTTCTGGCCCACACCCAGCCCGGGGGCACGGTCGCCGCGTCCACGGACCGGGAATACGGCCGGGCCGAACTGACCGTCCTGGCCGATGTGCCGCTGTTCGCCGGCCTGCCCGAAGCCGGAAGCCACACGGTCTGGATGTCCCACGGCGACAAGGTGACCGCGCCGCCGGCCGGCTTCGTGGTGGCCGCGCGCACGAAAAACGTGGACATCGCCGCCCTGGCCAATGTCGAGCGGCGCATCTACGCCCTGCAGTTCCACCCCGAGGTGGCCCATACCGAGGACGGCGAACGCATCCTCGGCAATTTCCTTTTCCGTATCGCCGGGTTGACTCCCGGGTGGACCATGGCGAGCTTCGTCGAGACGGAACTTGCCGCCCTCAAGGAAAAGGTTGGGGACGACGAAGTGGTCTGCGCCCTGTCCGGCGGCGTGGATTCCACCGTGGTCGCGGTCATGCTCCACAAGGCCATCGGCAAAAAGCTCCACTGCATCTTTGTGGACAACGGGCTTTTGCGCCTCGGCGAGGGCGAGGAGGTGGCCGCCTACCTGCGCGAGCACTTCGACCTCAACCTGCACTACATCAATGCGTCAAAGCTCTTTCTCGACCGTCTGGCCGGCGTGACCGACCCGGAGCAAAAGCGCAAGATCATCGGCACCTCCTTCATCGAGGTCTTCGAAGTCGAGGCGGCCAAGCTGCCCAAGGTCAAGTATCTGGCCCAGGGGACGCTCTATCCCGACGTCATCGAGTCGGTTTCCTTCAAGGGCCCGTCCGCCGTCATCAAAAGCCACCACAACGTCGGCGGCCTGCCCGATGTCATGAAGCTCGAACTCATCGAACCGTTGCGGGAGCTTTTCAAGGACGAGGTGCGCAAGGTCGCGGTGGAGCTTGGCATGCCGGACTTCATCATCTGGCGCCATCCCTTCCCCGGACCGGGCCTGGCCATCCGCATCATCGGAGAAGTGACTGAGGAACGGCTTGAGATTTTGCGTCGAACGGATAAGATCGTGCAGAGCGAACTTCTGGCCTCGGGCTGGTACCGCAAGGTCTGGCAGGGGTTCGCCGTGCTGTTGCCACTCAAGACCGTCGGGGTCATGGGCGACGGGCGCACTTACGAAAACGTGGCCGCCATCCGGGTGGTGGACAGCCTGGACGCCATGACGGCGGACTGGTCGCGCCTGCCCTCCGAAATCCTGGCCTCCATGTCGGGCCGCATCATCAACGAAGTCAAAGGCGTCAACCGGGTGGTGTTCGACATCTCCTCCAAGCCGCCAAGCACCATCGAGTGGGAATAA
- a CDS encoding ABC transporter substrate-binding protein encodes MMGRKWMRMSLFGAALGLTLGLSATGARADGTIKIAVPSPYTGSAAGYGENVKAGVAMKIDEINAAGGVGGKKLEAVYLDEQCEPREAATVSSSIANDPDIVGIVGHLCSSAQLAALPTYVREGVPAISPTATSVAISDKNKDEKGKVWAFRNVYRDDFQGKFLADYVDKVLGLKKVAIFYENNDYGIGLKDAFVKEGKKLGLTIVGEEAYKKGDQDYTPQLTKLKSAAPQAMFIAGYYPEGALIADQAKKIGLSVPKFGADGFDNADYMKLGGAAVDDTYLTAPFLAETAGADAKKFIEDFKAKYKREVDWMSANAYDATGMLAAAIAKAGPDRAKIRDYLAGMDSPEKGYKGVTGVNYFDANGDCQKPANVKMVKGGVFVPAPKQMN; translated from the coding sequence ATGATGGGCAGGAAATGGATGCGTATGAGCCTTTTTGGGGCTGCCTTGGGCCTGACGCTTGGCCTCTCGGCCACAGGGGCGCGGGCTGACGGAACCATCAAGATCGCCGTGCCTTCGCCCTATACCGGCAGCGCCGCCGGTTACGGCGAAAACGTCAAGGCCGGCGTGGCCATGAAGATCGACGAGATCAACGCCGCCGGCGGCGTGGGCGGCAAGAAGCTCGAAGCCGTCTACCTCGACGAGCAGTGCGAGCCCCGCGAGGCGGCCACCGTTTCCTCCTCCATCGCCAACGATCCCGACATCGTCGGCATCGTCGGCCATCTGTGCTCCTCGGCCCAACTGGCCGCGCTGCCGACCTACGTGCGCGAAGGCGTGCCCGCCATTTCGCCGACCGCCACCAGCGTGGCCATAAGCGACAAGAACAAGGACGAGAAGGGCAAGGTCTGGGCGTTTCGCAACGTCTACCGCGACGACTTCCAGGGCAAGTTTCTGGCGGATTACGTGGACAAGGTGCTGGGCCTCAAAAAGGTCGCCATCTTCTACGAAAATAACGACTACGGTATCGGTCTCAAGGACGCCTTCGTCAAGGAAGGCAAAAAGCTCGGCCTGACCATCGTCGGCGAGGAAGCCTACAAGAAGGGCGACCAGGACTACACGCCCCAGCTGACCAAGCTCAAGAGCGCAGCTCCCCAGGCTATGTTCATCGCCGGCTACTACCCCGAAGGCGCGCTGATTGCGGACCAGGCGAAAAAGATCGGCTTGAGCGTCCCGAAGTTCGGCGCCGACGGCTTTGACAATGCCGACTACATGAAGCTCGGCGGCGCCGCCGTCGACGACACCTACCTGACCGCCCCCTTTCTGGCCGAGACCGCCGGGGCCGACGCCAAGAAGTTCATCGAGGACTTCAAGGCCAAGTACAAACGCGAGGTCGACTGGATGAGCGCCAACGCCTACGACGCCACCGGCATGCTCGCGGCCGCCATCGCCAAGGCCGGTCCGGACCGGGCCAAGATCCGCGACTACCTGGCCGGCATGGACAGCCCGGAAAAGGGCTACAAGGGCGTGACCGGCGTCAACTATTTCGACGCCAACGGCGACTGCCAGAAGCCGGCCAACGTCAAGATGGTCAAGGGAGGGGTATTCGTGCCCGCTCCCAAGCAGATGAACTAG
- a CDS encoding ABC transporter ATP-binding protein: MLEITDIHTYYGNIQALRGVSLRIGAGEIVTLIGANGAGKTTTLMSISGVTPPKRGTVSFLGQDVTRLSTERIVSLGITQVPEGRMIFPRLTVKENLLMGGYLRRDKAGIRADEEKVYGLFPVLFERRTQMGGTLSGGEQQMLAIGRALLARPKLLLLDEPSLGLAPLVVENIFEIIKQINADGVTVLLVEQNAQMALHIAHRAYVLETGRITLEGAARDLLNDPKVRSAYLGLD, from the coding sequence ATGCTTGAGATCACGGACATCCACACCTATTACGGCAACATCCAGGCCCTTCGCGGCGTGTCGCTGCGCATCGGCGCGGGCGAGATCGTGACCTTGATCGGCGCCAACGGCGCGGGCAAGACCACGACCCTCATGAGCATCTCCGGCGTCACCCCGCCCAAGCGCGGCACGGTCTCGTTTCTCGGCCAGGACGTGACCCGGCTTTCCACCGAACGCATCGTGTCCCTTGGCATCACCCAGGTGCCCGAGGGCCGCATGATCTTTCCGCGCCTGACCGTGAAGGAAAACCTGCTCATGGGCGGGTACCTGCGCCGGGACAAGGCCGGCATCCGGGCCGACGAAGAAAAGGTCTACGGGCTTTTCCCGGTCCTTTTTGAACGCCGGACCCAGATGGGCGGCACGCTGTCCGGCGGCGAACAGCAGATGCTGGCCATCGGCCGGGCCCTGCTCGCCAGGCCCAAGCTTTTGCTGCTCGATGAGCCGTCGCTTGGCCTTGCGCCGTTGGTAGTTGAAAATATCTTTGAAATCATTAAGCAGATAAACGCGGATGGCGTCACGGTCCTTCTGGTCGAGCAAAACGCCCAGATGGCCCTGCACATCGCCCACCGCGCCTATGTCCTCGAAACCGGCCGGATCACCCTGGAAGGGGCGGCCCGCGACCTGCTAAACGACCCCAAGGTACGCTCCGCCTATCTTGGCCTGGACTAA
- a CDS encoding CcmD family protein — protein sequence MGKEQYLFAANVIVWVGIGCYVAFLAAAQKRLERRLKRMEVLGDDD from the coding sequence ATGGGAAAGGAACAGTATCTTTTTGCCGCCAACGTCATTGTCTGGGTCGGCATCGGCTGCTACGTGGCCTTTCTGGCCGCCGCCCAGAAGCGGCTGGAACGCCGCCTCAAACGCATGGAGGTCCTCGGTGACGACGACTGA
- a CDS encoding branched-chain amino acid ABC transporter permease, whose product MFEQQLVNGFTLGLIYALIAVGYTMVYGVIELINFAHGEIYMLGAFLTLSFISLGLPLPLAVLLAMLATAAIGVLLDIIAYRPLRDAPRLAALITAIGMSIFLQNLAMIIWGSRPLPFPKQALPAFFSDPAVTFSDVTISWMQVSIYVVALLLMLGLNLIITRTRTGTAMRALAQNQTAAALMGINVNRVISFTFALGSGMGAVAGIMVSMYYNTMYPTMGYLAGVKAFAAAVLGGIGSVPGAMLGGVVLGIAETLGAGYISSPYRDGVAYAVMILVIIFRPSGLLGRSVVDKA is encoded by the coding sequence TTGTTTGAACAGCAGCTCGTCAACGGGTTCACCCTGGGCCTGATCTATGCGCTGATCGCCGTGGGCTACACCATGGTCTACGGCGTCATCGAGCTCATCAATTTCGCCCACGGCGAAATTTACATGCTCGGGGCCTTCCTGACCCTGTCGTTTATTTCCCTGGGCCTGCCGCTGCCCCTGGCCGTGCTTCTGGCCATGCTGGCCACGGCCGCCATCGGCGTCCTGCTCGACATCATCGCCTATCGGCCGCTTCGCGACGCTCCTCGGCTCGCGGCGCTCATCACGGCCATCGGCATGTCGATCTTCCTGCAGAACCTGGCCATGATCATTTGGGGCAGCCGGCCGTTGCCCTTTCCCAAGCAGGCCCTGCCGGCGTTTTTCAGCGACCCGGCCGTGACGTTTTCCGACGTCACCATTTCCTGGATGCAGGTGTCCATCTACGTGGTGGCGCTGCTCCTCATGCTCGGCCTCAATCTCATCATCACCCGGACCCGGACCGGCACGGCCATGCGCGCCCTGGCCCAGAACCAGACCGCGGCCGCCCTTATGGGCATAAACGTCAACCGGGTCATCTCCTTCACCTTTGCCCTGGGTTCGGGCATGGGAGCCGTGGCCGGCATCATGGTCTCCATGTATTACAATACCATGTATCCGACCATGGGGTATCTGGCCGGGGTCAAGGCCTTTGCCGCGGCCGTGCTCGGCGGCATCGGTTCCGTGCCCGGAGCCATGCTCGGCGGGGTGGTGCTCGGCATCGCCGAAACCCTCGGCGCGGGCTATATTTCCTCCCCCTACCGCGACGGCGTGGCCTACGCGGTCATGATCCTGGTCATCATCTTCCGCCCCTCCGGCCTTCTCGGCCGGTCCGTGGTGGACAAGGCCTAA
- a CDS encoding heme exporter protein CcmB: MLTAALTIARKDLRLALAGAQGLVQTVLLGLLLIFIMSLSREPGEMSPPLAAAAVFWLATAFGQVLVFNHLFGLEEAEGARLGLLLSPAPAQAVWLGKAAAGWVLLFCCQMVFAPAAVVFLGQRIAGSVWLGLGVVAAVDWGLCALGSLLGALSVGRSSRESLLTVILFPLLVPVLLAGIRLLETVISGRGFEAVAAWAGTVGAFDAVFTAAALVLFPFLYTGEE, from the coding sequence GTGCTGACCGCCGCCCTGACCATCGCCCGAAAGGACCTGCGCCTCGCCCTGGCCGGGGCCCAGGGGCTGGTCCAGACCGTGCTCCTTGGCCTGCTCCTTATTTTCATCATGAGCCTGTCGCGCGAGCCGGGCGAAATGTCGCCCCCCCTGGCTGCGGCCGCCGTCTTCTGGCTGGCCACGGCCTTTGGCCAGGTCCTGGTCTTCAACCACCTCTTTGGTCTGGAAGAGGCCGAGGGGGCGCGCCTGGGCCTGCTGCTTTCCCCGGCCCCGGCCCAGGCCGTCTGGCTCGGCAAGGCCGCCGCCGGATGGGTGTTGCTTTTTTGCTGCCAGATGGTATTCGCCCCCGCAGCGGTGGTCTTTCTCGGGCAGCGGATTGCCGGTTCGGTCTGGCTCGGGCTCGGCGTGGTCGCCGCCGTGGACTGGGGGCTTTGCGCCCTGGGCTCGCTTCTCGGAGCCTTGTCGGTGGGCCGGTCGTCAAGGGAATCGCTTCTGACCGTGATTCTTTTTCCGCTCCTGGTGCCGGTCCTCCTGGCCGGGATCAGGCTCCTTGAGACCGTGATTTCCGGCCGGGGATTCGAGGCCGTGGCCGCCTGGGCCGGGACCGTCGGCGCCTTTGACGCCGTTTTTACCGCCGCCGCCCTGGTCCTTTTTCCGTTTCTCTATACCGGCGAGGAATAA
- a CDS encoding tetratricopeptide repeat protein yields the protein MTTTERATVPNAPGPNASGRMVLTFVAFALAVVFIASFVYRLQRPSLEVRQQPKKGGMPEAMGQAMNGPMKEVMELMQKLQENPDDPGLQMAMAERFMAMGAHDRAKVFLDKVAKVRPDDPDVQNALGVVRYNLKDLDGAKAAFEGLLARDPEDYRARFNLGLLYKYALNQPEKAKEAFDAVIASPKTDPETRQTATKERDEKPAP from the coding sequence GTGACGACGACTGAGCGCGCAACCGTCCCCAACGCTCCGGGCCCCAATGCCTCGGGCCGGATGGTTCTGACTTTTGTGGCCTTTGCCCTGGCCGTGGTGTTCATTGCCTCCTTCGTGTACCGGCTGCAGCGCCCGAGCCTCGAGGTGCGCCAGCAGCCGAAGAAGGGCGGCATGCCCGAGGCCATGGGCCAGGCCATGAACGGCCCCATGAAGGAAGTCATGGAGCTCATGCAAAAGCTCCAGGAGAATCCCGACGATCCGGGGCTCCAGATGGCCATGGCCGAACGCTTCATGGCCATGGGTGCCCATGACCGGGCCAAGGTCTTCCTGGACAAGGTGGCCAAGGTCCGCCCCGACGACCCGGATGTGCAAAACGCCCTGGGGGTGGTCCGCTACAACCTGAAGGACCTGGACGGGGCCAAGGCCGCCTTCGAGGGCCTGCTCGCCCGCGATCCCGAGGACTACCGGGCCCGGTTCAACCTGGGCCTGCTCTACAAATATGCCCTGAACCAGCCGGAAAAGGCCAAGGAGGCCTTCGACGCGGTCATCGCCTCGCCAAAGACCGATCCCGAGACCCGGCAGACGGCTACCAAGGAACGCGACGAAAAGCCCGCTCCGTAA
- the ccmA gene encoding heme ABC exporter ATP-binding protein CcmA — protein MAETVVRLRRVSRFFGERPVLRNIDLDVASGQVLLVVGPNGAGKSTLLRMVAGLMPPSEGEVETGLAPGEIGYIGHRTLLYPKMTARANLAFWQALFGFPRDGAAVDAALARVGLSRFADEEAGIFSRGMSQRLSLARVFLTAPRLLLLDEPASGLDPSSAGMLRREIRDAAASGAAVVWVSHNILADLPACDRVLCLRDRKAAYDGPAGDFDPSGLALEATC, from the coding sequence ATGGCCGAGACGGTGGTGCGGCTTCGCCGGGTGAGCCGTTTTTTCGGCGAACGGCCGGTCCTTCGAAACATCGATCTGGACGTCGCTTCCGGGCAGGTGCTCCTGGTCGTCGGCCCCAATGGCGCGGGCAAGTCCACGCTCCTTCGCATGGTGGCCGGGCTCATGCCGCCAAGCGAAGGCGAGGTGGAAACCGGGCTCGCCCCGGGAGAGATCGGCTATATCGGCCACCGCACGCTCCTCTATCCGAAGATGACCGCCCGGGCCAACCTGGCCTTCTGGCAGGCTCTCTTCGGGTTCCCCCGGGACGGGGCGGCCGTGGACGCCGCCCTAGCCCGCGTCGGGCTTTCCCGGTTCGCCGACGAGGAGGCGGGCATCTTCTCGCGCGGCATGTCCCAGCGCCTGAGCCTGGCCCGGGTCTTTCTGACCGCGCCGCGCCTGCTTTTGCTCGACGAGCCGGCTTCGGGCCTCGATCCGTCCTCGGCCGGCATGCTGCGCCGGGAGATCCGGGACGCCGCCGCCTCGGGCGCGGCCGTGGTCTGGGTCAGCCACAACATCCTGGCCGATCTGCCGGCCTGCGACCGGGTCCTCTGCCTTCGCGACCGCAAGGCCGCCTACGACGGGCCGGCCGGGGATTTCGACCCGTCCGGACTGGCCCTGGAGGCGACGTGCTGA